The following proteins are encoded in a genomic region of Candidatus Eisenbacteria bacterium:
- a CDS encoding carbon-nitrogen hydrolase family protein, whose translation MNIALASPRVAESLDAGLARVGKLMSEASSRDARIVCFPEAYLPGLRGLDFEVPPADRAQQDRALETIQQWARTFRIATIFSMERITAGGSQIAAYVVDAEGGLLGYQTKNQLAPSEDPYYIPGTTRRMFEIDGLRFGIVICHEGWRYPETVRWAAVRGAKIVFHPQHSGSDFEGNGLPSQWGDPHGAYYEKAMMLRSIENGIYFASVNYALRYPESATSLIDPAGRCQAYLPYGEEGVLVQSIRLEEATGLLAKRYAPDRYKEDAS comes from the coding sequence GTGAACATCGCCCTCGCCTCCCCCCGCGTCGCGGAATCCTTGGACGCTGGGCTCGCCCGTGTGGGGAAGCTCATGTCCGAGGCCTCTTCCCGTGACGCCCGGATCGTGTGCTTTCCGGAGGCCTACCTGCCCGGCCTGCGCGGACTCGACTTCGAGGTGCCGCCCGCGGACCGCGCGCAGCAGGATCGCGCGCTCGAGACGATCCAGCAGTGGGCGCGCACGTTCCGGATCGCGACGATCTTCAGCATGGAACGGATCACGGCGGGCGGGAGCCAGATCGCGGCGTACGTCGTGGACGCGGAAGGCGGCCTTCTGGGATATCAGACCAAGAACCAGCTCGCGCCGAGCGAGGATCCCTATTACATCCCGGGCACGACACGCCGCATGTTCGAGATCGACGGGCTTCGCTTCGGGATCGTGATCTGCCACGAGGGATGGCGCTATCCCGAGACGGTTCGCTGGGCCGCCGTGCGCGGCGCGAAGATCGTGTTCCATCCGCAGCACTCGGGCAGCGACTTCGAGGGGAACGGGCTCCCCTCCCAGTGGGGCGACCCGCATGGGGCGTACTACGAGAAGGCCATGATGTTGCGGAGCATCGAGAACGGGATCTACTTCGCGAGCGTGAATTACGCGCTCCGCTACCCCGAGTCCGCGACCAGCCTCATCGACCCGGCGGGCCGGTGTCAGGCGTATCTCCCCTATGGAGAGGAAGGCGTCCTGGTCCAGTCGATCCGGCTGGAGGAGGCCACGGGGCTCCTCGCGAAGCGTTACGCGCCCGACCGGTACAAAGAAGACGCGTCGTGA
- a CDS encoding hemerythrin domain-containing protein — protein PPLGLLEPLATGKTIPAETMKTVLAMTDLLRAELPKMLEEHKGIRAAVQKLAEAARAEKSTQAERLAKELAAHARSEEEVLYPAAILVGDILRMRHAAK, from the coding sequence CCGCCGCTCGGGCTCCTGGAGCCGCTCGCGACCGGGAAGACGATTCCCGCCGAGACCATGAAGACGGTCCTCGCGATGACGGATCTGCTGCGCGCCGAGCTTCCGAAGATGCTCGAGGAGCACAAAGGGATCCGCGCCGCGGTCCAGAAGCTCGCGGAGGCGGCGCGCGCGGAGAAGTCGACCCAGGCGGAGCGGCTCGCCAAGGAGCTTGCGGCGCACGCCCGAAGCGAGGAGGAGGTTCTGTACCCTGCCGCCATCCTCGTCGGCGACATCCTCCGCATGCGGCATGCGGCCAAGTAA